One window from the genome of Malus domestica chromosome 01, GDT2T_hap1 encodes:
- the LOC139196320 gene encoding uncharacterized protein yields MVEDVVMLANLISLDIVYFDGILGTNWLHYNRANIDYFGKTVTFHCPGLPEVSFVGERSGVRRGIIYAVRAKRLLSKGCQGYLAHVVLNDVAFSSVDDVRVVRHFPDAFPDDLPGLPPNQDVEFTIDLLPSTDPISLTLYRMAPAELRELKV; encoded by the coding sequence atggtagaagATGTGGTTATGCTAGCTAATCTTATCTCGTTAgatattgtttattttgatGGGATTTTAGGCACaaattggttgcattataatcgtgccaataTAGATTACTTTGGGAAGACAGTTACTTTTCATTGTCcaggattacctgaagttagtTTTGTGGGTGAACGTAGTGGGGTGAGGCGTGGCATTATTTATGCTGTAAGGGCGAAAAGGTTGTTATCGAAAGGTTGCCAGGGATATTTAGCTCATGTAGTGTTGAATGATGTTGCTTTTAGTAGTGTGGATGATGTTCGAGTAGTCAGACATTTTCCTGATGCATTCCCCgatgatttacctggattgcCGCCAAACCAAGATGtggagttcactattgatttgcttccaagtacggatcctatatctttgactctatatagaatggctcctgctgaattgagggaattgaaagtcTAG